A region of Malaciobacter marinus DNA encodes the following proteins:
- a CDS encoding cytidylyltransferase domain-containing protein has protein sequence MSFKIVIQARTTSTRLPKKVLLPLANKTVLEVMLKRLEKFKENIIIATTNDGTQKEIVKICEKHNIKYYEGDTNNVLSRYYEACKKFNLKSDDIVIRCTSDCPFIDTNLIEQAIKLYKTSKADYVSLGAHSGFPRGLDSEVFSFLLLKNAFFNAKTDYEKEHVTPYLHTTIKNKLKIKYLINKNNDSKYRITLDEIDDYKAIVQLYEKLGNNENFSYEKLILTLKNNPYIFEINKHVEQKKS, from the coding sequence ATGAGTTTTAAAATAGTTATTCAAGCAAGGACTACAAGTACAAGACTTCCTAAAAAAGTTCTATTACCACTTGCAAATAAAACAGTATTAGAAGTAATGTTAAAAAGGCTTGAAAAGTTTAAAGAAAATATTATTATTGCAACTACAAATGATGGAACACAAAAAGAGATTGTAAAAATATGTGAAAAACACAATATAAAATATTATGAGGGTGATACAAATAATGTATTAAGTAGATATTATGAGGCTTGCAAAAAGTTTAATTTAAAAAGTGATGATATTGTAATTAGATGTACAAGTGATTGTCCTTTTATTGATACAAATTTAATAGAACAAGCAATAAAACTATATAAAACTTCAAAGGCTGATTATGTAAGTTTAGGAGCACATAGTGGTTTCCCAAGAGGTTTAGATAGTGAAGTATTCTCTTTTTTATTATTAAAAAATGCATTTTTTAATGCAAAAACAGATTATGAAAAAGAACATGTTACACCATATTTACATACAACAATAAAAAACAAATTAAAAATAAAATATTTAATAAATAAAAATAATGATTCAAAATATCGAATAACTTTAGATGAAATAGATGATTATAAAGCAATAGTGCAATTGTATGAGAAACTAGGCAATAATGAAAACTTTTCTTATGAAAAATTGATTTTAACATTAAAAAATAATCCTTATATTTTTGAAATAAATAAACATGTAGAACAAAAAAAGAGCTAA
- the pseC gene encoding UDP-4-amino-4,6-dideoxy-N-acetyl-beta-L-altrosamine transaminase → MKKIYYGKQTIQKDDIKEVVKVLKSDFLTTGPKVKEFEKALCSYTNSKYCVCVSNATAALHISSLLLLNENDLVLTTPNSFLATSNAILYAKAKPVFVDICEDGNINLDLCEKLLLENKNIKAIYVVHFSGNPVNQKKLAFLREKYDIKILEDCAHSIGAVNNNIKAGSCKNSDISVFSFHPVKQLTTGEGGAILTNDKKIYEMALQLRNHGIELKSDIAPWHYEMNSLGYNYKLTDIACALGLSQLKKIEKFINKRRKIANRYEKFFKKFEFIKPLYEFTFDSSYHLYVVLIDFEKYKISKKDLFLKLREKGIFLQYHYIPINQQAYYKNLGYGNENTPFMDDYYKKAISLPIYPKLSKKEQNFVQDSIIEILEKG, encoded by the coding sequence ATGAAAAAAATTTATTACGGAAAACAAACAATCCAAAAAGATGATATAAAAGAGGTAGTAAAAGTATTAAAAAGTGATTTTTTAACTACTGGACCAAAAGTAAAAGAGTTTGAAAAAGCACTATGTTCTTATACAAACTCAAAATATTGTGTTTGTGTCTCAAATGCTACTGCTGCTTTACATATAAGCTCTTTACTTTTATTAAATGAAAATGACTTAGTATTAACTACTCCAAACTCATTTTTAGCAACTTCAAATGCAATACTTTATGCAAAAGCAAAGCCCGTGTTTGTAGATATTTGTGAAGATGGGAATATAAACTTAGATTTATGTGAAAAACTTCTTTTAGAAAATAAAAATATAAAAGCTATATATGTAGTTCACTTTTCAGGAAATCCCGTAAATCAAAAGAAATTAGCTTTTTTAAGAGAAAAATATGATATTAAAATTTTAGAAGATTGTGCCCATTCAATTGGTGCTGTTAACAATAATATAAAAGCTGGGAGCTGTAAAAATAGCGATATTTCTGTTTTTTCATTTCATCCTGTAAAACAGTTAACAACTGGTGAGGGTGGAGCTATCTTGACAAATGATAAAAAGATTTATGAAATGGCTTTACAGTTAAGAAATCATGGAATAGAATTAAAATCTGATATAGCACCATGGCATTATGAGATGAATAGTTTAGGGTACAACTACAAACTTACTGATATTGCTTGTGCATTGGGTTTATCTCAATTGAAAAAAATTGAAAAATTTATAAACAAAAGAAGAAAAATTGCAAATAGATATGAAAAATTTTTTAAAAAATTTGAATTTATAAAGCCTTTATATGAGTTTACTTTTGATAGTTCTTATCATCTTTATGTAGTTTTAATTGATTTTGAAAAGTATAAAATTTCTAAGAAAGATTTATTTTTAAAATTAAGAGAAAAAGGAATCTTTTTACAATATCACTATATTCCAATAAACCAACAAGCATACTATAAAAACTTAGGTTATGGAAATGAAAATACTCCTTTTATGGATGATTATTATAAAAAAGCAATTTCTTTGCCAATTTATCCAAAACTAAGTAAAAAAGAACAAAATTTTGTACAAGATTCAATAATAGAAATTTTAGAAAAAGGCTAA
- a CDS encoding GNAT family N-acetyltransferase codes for MLKGNHVGLRAIEKEDLPKLMQWRNNPELRKFFRETNEINSINQQKWYESIIDKNSAHKMFSIINLETNELMGACGLCYIDWVNRSADFSIYLGYDNLYIDKVYAIDSAKIMQEYAFSVLNLHRLWAEIYSIDNAKKEFFNTLGFTFEGEFRETYWYDNKWHNSLFYSLLSSDEK; via the coding sequence ATGCTTAAAGGAAACCATGTTGGATTAAGAGCCATTGAAAAAGAAGATCTTCCAAAACTTATGCAATGGAGAAACAATCCAGAATTAAGAAAATTTTTTAGAGAAACAAATGAGATTAATAGTATCAATCAGCAAAAGTGGTATGAATCTATTATTGATAAAAACTCTGCTCATAAAATGTTTTCTATTATTAATTTAGAAACAAATGAGCTTATGGGAGCTTGTGGATTATGTTATATTGACTGGGTAAATAGAAGTGCTGATTTTTCTATTTATTTAGGATATGATAACCTTTATATTGATAAGGTTTATGCCATTGATTCTGCTAAAATTATGCAAGAGTATGCTTTTTCAGTTTTAAATCTTCATAGACTTTGGGCTGAAATATATAGTATTGATAATGCAAAAAAAGAGTTTTTTAATACTTTAGGATTTACCTTTGAGGGTGAGTTTAGAGAGACTTACTGGTATGATAATAAATGGCATAACTCTTTATTTTATTCTTTATTGAGTAGTGATGAAAAATAA
- a CDS encoding septum formation initiator — protein MKQKIHELKKFSVIAIVSVVITLFLSYHAAILLFGSNSLDVYSSLKDKRVYLVNEIKRLQEENAHLQKEYFELKNLEPEQ, from the coding sequence ATGAAGCAAAAAATTCATGAGCTAAAAAAATTTAGTGTAATAGCAATTGTCTCAGTTGTTATTACACTTTTTCTTAGTTATCATGCAGCAATACTTTTATTTGGAAGTAATTCATTGGATGTTTATAGTTCTTTAAAAGATAAAAGGGTATATTTAGTCAATGAAATAAAAAGATTACAAGAAGAGAATGCCCACTTACAAAAAGAGTATTTTGAATTAAAAAACTTGGAGCCAGAACAATGA
- the eno gene encoding phosphopyruvate hydratase yields MVYIDNVYADEVLDSRGNPTVRATVILSDGTKQSAIVPSGASTGKREALELRDGDDRFLGKGVLKAVENVNTLIADELIGLSPFNQAEVDATMKDIDGTNNYSKLGANAVLGVSMANARAAAASLNMPLYRYLGGANAMTMPVPMFNIINGGEHANNSVDFQEYMIMPIGFENFNDGLRAASEVYHNLKKIIDEMGESTAVGDEGGFAPNLKSNEEPIQVIIKAVEKAGYKIGEQIAIALDVAASELINDEGKYVLKSENKELTSDELVEYYADLCSKYPIVSIEDGLSEDDWDGWKILTQKLGDKVQLVGDDLFVTNASILNEGISKKIANSILIKPNQIGSISETMLTIRLAQRNNYNCVMSHRSGESEDAFIADFAVALNCGQIKTGATSRGERNAKYNRLLEIGAEVAYAEYLGKTPFVK; encoded by the coding sequence GTGGTATATATTGATAATGTTTATGCTGATGAAGTTTTAGACTCAAGAGGAAATCCTACAGTAAGAGCGACAGTAATCTTAAGCGATGGAACAAAACAAAGTGCAATTGTTCCAAGTGGAGCTAGTACAGGAAAAAGAGAAGCCTTAGAGTTAAGAGATGGTGATGATAGATTTTTAGGAAAAGGTGTTTTAAAAGCTGTTGAAAATGTAAATACATTAATTGCTGATGAACTTATTGGTTTAAGCCCATTTAACCAAGCAGAAGTTGATGCAACAATGAAAGATATTGATGGAACAAATAACTACTCTAAACTAGGAGCAAATGCAGTTCTTGGAGTTTCTATGGCAAATGCAAGAGCAGCAGCAGCTTCTTTAAATATGCCTCTTTATAGATATTTAGGCGGAGCAAATGCTATGACTATGCCTGTACCTATGTTTAATATCATAAATGGTGGAGAGCATGCTAATAACTCTGTTGATTTTCAAGAGTATATGATTATGCCAATTGGATTTGAAAACTTCAATGATGGATTAAGAGCAGCATCAGAAGTTTATCATAATCTTAAAAAAATCATTGATGAGATGGGTGAAAGTACTGCTGTTGGTGATGAAGGTGGATTTGCTCCAAATTTAAAATCAAACGAAGAACCTATTCAAGTTATTATAAAAGCTGTTGAAAAAGCTGGTTATAAAATTGGTGAGCAAATAGCTATTGCTTTAGATGTTGCAGCTTCTGAATTAATCAATGATGAGGGAAAATATGTTCTTAAATCTGAGAATAAAGAGTTAACTTCTGATGAATTAGTAGAATACTATGCAGATTTATGTTCAAAATATCCAATTGTTTCAATTGAAGATGGACTAAGTGAAGATGACTGGGATGGTTGGAAAATATTAACGCAAAAATTAGGAGATAAAGTTCAATTAGTTGGTGATGATTTATTTGTTACAAATGCATCAATACTAAATGAAGGTATCTCTAAAAAAATTGCAAACTCAATATTAATAAAACCAAATCAAATTGGAAGTATTAGTGAAACAATGCTTACTATTAGATTAGCACAAAGAAACAACTATAATTGCGTAATGTCACATAGATCAGGTGAATCAGAAGATGCATTTATAGCAGACTTTGCAGTTGCATTAAATTGTGGTCAAATTAAAACAGGTGCAACTTCAAGAGGTGAAAGAAACGCTAAGTACAATAGATTATTGGAAATCGGTGCAGAAGTTGCTTATGCTGAATATTTAGGGAAAACTCCTTTTGTTAAATAA
- a CDS encoding dTDP-4-dehydrorhamnose reductase family protein yields the protein MKIAIFGSTGLLGSTLCELYKNHDIKSFSRVFSKKEANNYVIDYSKLEEEVNCHFDNWKPDIVINCIALVNLENCENDISLARLSNYDIAISLANIAKKYNSYYIHISTDHYFNDNKKLHTEEDSVQIMNNYALTKYEAEKEIPKIYSNSLIVRTNILGFRGKKTKTFFEWLLYGLLNKESIHLYSNFYTSPICTNLLGNILLKCYDNNLIGVYNITSSEHINKYDFGLKTAKKFNLDFKYVKKSQIDNNNVSVKRALTLGLDVSKIENDLKMKMPSIDDTLNSLYQDFLKGKLNE from the coding sequence ATGAAAATTGCAATTTTTGGAAGTACAGGCTTATTGGGTTCTACTTTATGTGAACTGTATAAAAATCATGACATTAAATCTTTTTCTCGAGTTTTTTCTAAAAAAGAAGCAAATAATTATGTAATTGATTATTCTAAACTAGAAGAAGAAGTAAACTGTCATTTTGATAACTGGAAACCTGATATAGTAATAAATTGCATTGCTTTAGTAAATCTTGAAAATTGTGAAAATGATATTTCTTTAGCTAGATTATCAAATTATGATATTGCTATAAGTTTAGCAAATATAGCAAAAAAATATAACTCTTATTATATACATATATCTACTGATCACTATTTTAATGATAATAAAAAACTGCATACAGAAGAAGATAGTGTACAAATAATGAATAATTATGCTTTAACAAAATATGAAGCAGAAAAAGAGATACCTAAAATTTATTCTAATAGTTTAATAGTAAGAACAAATATTTTGGGATTTAGAGGGAAAAAAACAAAAACATTTTTTGAATGGTTACTTTATGGTTTACTAAATAAAGAGAGTATTCATTTGTATTCAAACTTTTATACTTCACCTATTTGTACTAATTTACTGGGTAATATTTTATTGAAATGTTATGATAATAATTTAATTGGAGTTTATAATATAACATCTTCTGAGCATATAAATAAGTATGATTTTGGATTAAAAACTGCAAAAAAATTTAATCTTGATTTTAAGTATGTAAAAAAAAGTCAAATAGATAATAATAATGTTTCAGTAAAAAGAGCATTAACCTTAGGGCTAGATGTTTCCAAAATTGAAAACGACTTAAAAATGAAAATGCCAAGTATAGATGATACTTTAAACTCTTTGTATCAAGATTTCTTAAAAGGAAAATTAAATGAATAA
- a CDS encoding N-acetylneuraminate synthase family protein: protein MNNNRFKIGENEISHNSKTYFIADIAANHDGDLEKAKELIYMAKEAGADAAKFQHFKAKTIVSDYGFKNLGSKSSHQKTWKKSVYDVYKDAEVPLSWTQTLYETCQKANIDFFTSPYDIKEIEDINKYVPAYKVGSGDITFHDIVMKMAQYQKPILVATGASKIDEVINLMAKIKQINKNIVLMQCNTNYTANNENFKYIQLNVLKAYAQMFPNAILGLSDHTLGHTTVLGAVALGAKVIEKHFTDNNNLEGPDHKFSMNPKTWKEMVDRTRELEYALGDSIKKVEDNEKETHILQRRCLRASKDLKAGETITEDMIEALRPAPKGAILPCDIYEILGKTLNNDLILGSELKWSDIKNA from the coding sequence ATGAATAATAATAGATTTAAAATTGGAGAAAATGAAATCTCTCATAATTCTAAAACATATTTTATAGCTGATATTGCAGCAAATCATGATGGAGATTTAGAAAAAGCAAAAGAGTTAATTTACATGGCTAAAGAAGCTGGTGCAGATGCTGCAAAATTTCAACACTTTAAAGCAAAAACTATTGTAAGTGATTATGGTTTTAAAAATTTAGGTTCAAAATCAAGCCATCAAAAAACTTGGAAAAAATCAGTTTATGATGTTTATAAAGATGCAGAAGTTCCTTTATCTTGGACACAAACGCTATATGAGACTTGCCAAAAAGCTAATATTGATTTTTTCACTTCTCCTTATGATATAAAAGAGATTGAAGATATTAATAAATATGTTCCTGCTTATAAAGTTGGCTCAGGGGATATAACTTTTCATGATATAGTTATGAAAATGGCACAATATCAAAAACCTATTCTTGTAGCCACTGGAGCTTCAAAAATAGATGAAGTAATCAATTTAATGGCTAAAATAAAACAGATAAATAAAAATATAGTTTTAATGCAATGTAATACTAACTACACAGCAAATAATGAAAACTTTAAGTATATTCAACTTAATGTATTAAAGGCATATGCACAAATGTTTCCTAATGCTATATTGGGCTTATCTGATCATACTTTAGGTCATACAACAGTTTTAGGAGCTGTGGCACTTGGGGCAAAGGTAATAGAAAAGCATTTTACAGATAATAATAATCTTGAAGGACCTGATCATAAATTTTCTATGAATCCAAAAACTTGGAAAGAGATGGTTGACAGAACAAGAGAGCTTGAATATGCACTTGGTGATTCAATAAAAAAAGTAGAAGATAATGAAAAAGAGACTCATATCTTGCAAAGAAGATGTTTAAGAGCAAGTAAAGATTTAAAAGCTGGCGAAACTATAACAGAAGATATGATTGAAGCTTTAAGACCTGCACCTAAAGGTGCAATATTACCATGTGATATTTATGAGATATTAGGAAAAACTTTAAATAATGATTTGATATTAGGATCAGAATTAAAATGGAGTGATATTAAAAATGCTTAA
- a CDS encoding cytidylyltransferase domain-containing protein, with the protein MKNNLFIIIQARMTSTRLPKKVLLPLCGKTVLEVVIERLNKYKDNIIIATTDDGSETPILELCKKIDVKVSKGSVNNVLSRYYHSAKEFAATKKDIIVRITSDCPLIDCTMMEKVIDMYINGDYDYVSNRINRTVPVGLDVEVFSFELLEYMYINAKEDFEKEHVTPYIYLSHKDSYKIGSFEENKDNSTYRLTLDEQKDYEAIQEVYKKFNNQTDFSYKDLITMLEKNSYISKINESVKQKQVKE; encoded by the coding sequence ATGAAAAATAATTTATTTATTATAATTCAAGCAAGAATGACATCTACAAGATTGCCTAAAAAAGTATTATTACCTTTATGTGGAAAAACAGTTTTAGAAGTTGTTATTGAGCGTTTAAATAAGTATAAAGATAATATAATTATTGCTACTACTGATGATGGAAGTGAAACCCCAATCCTTGAATTATGTAAAAAAATTGATGTTAAAGTTTCAAAAGGAAGTGTTAATAATGTCCTTTCAAGATACTATCATAGTGCAAAAGAGTTTGCAGCTACAAAAAAAGATATTATTGTTAGAATTACTTCTGATTGTCCACTAATTGATTGTACTATGATGGAAAAAGTGATTGATATGTATATTAATGGAGATTATGATTATGTTTCTAATAGAATCAATCGTACTGTTCCTGTTGGTTTAGATGTGGAAGTTTTTAGTTTTGAATTATTAGAATATATGTATATAAATGCAAAAGAAGATTTTGAAAAAGAGCATGTAACTCCTTATATTTATTTATCACATAAAGATAGTTATAAAATAGGAAGCTTTGAAGAGAATAAAGATAATTCAACATATAGATTAACTCTTGATGAACAAAAAGATTATGAAGCTATACAAGAGGTGTATAAAAAGTTTAATAATCAAACAGATTTTAGCTACAAAGATTTAATTACTATGTTGGAAAAAAATAGTTATATATCAAAAATAAATGAATCAGTAAAACAAAAACAAGTAAAAGAATAA
- the recA gene encoding recombinase RecA: MDDNQKKSLDLAIKQIDKAFGKGTLIRLGDKEVVPTEAISTGSLGLDLALGVGGLPKGRVIEIYGPESSGKTTLTLHAIAECQKAGGVCAFIDAEHALDTIYARNLGVDIDNLLVSQPDYGEQALEILETVVRSGAVNLVVIDSVAALTPKVEIDGDMDDQQVGVQARLMSKALRKITSIMNKMGTTVIFINQIRMKIGMTGYGSPETTTGGNALKFYSSVRLDIRRIATLKQAEESIGNRAKVKVVKNKVAPPFKIAEFDIMFGEGISKMGELIDYGVKLDIVDKAGAWFSYGDSKIGQGKENSKQFLKDNPEIAAEIEAKILQAMGLDSNMHEIETTEEEK; the protein is encoded by the coding sequence ATGGATGATAATCAAAAAAAGTCACTTGATTTAGCAATTAAGCAAATTGATAAAGCTTTTGGAAAAGGTACTTTAATTAGACTTGGAGATAAAGAAGTCGTACCAACAGAAGCGATTTCAACTGGTTCACTTGGACTTGATTTAGCATTAGGTGTAGGAGGACTTCCAAAAGGTAGAGTAATTGAAATCTATGGACCTGAAAGTTCAGGTAAAACAACTCTAACTTTACATGCAATAGCAGAGTGCCAAAAAGCAGGTGGAGTTTGTGCCTTTATTGATGCAGAACATGCACTAGATACAATATATGCAAGAAATCTTGGAGTTGATATTGATAACTTACTTGTTTCACAACCTGATTATGGAGAACAAGCTTTAGAGATTTTAGAAACAGTTGTAAGAAGTGGTGCTGTTAATCTAGTAGTAATTGACTCAGTAGCAGCTCTTACTCCAAAAGTAGAGATTGATGGAGATATGGACGACCAACAAGTAGGTGTTCAAGCAAGACTTATGAGTAAAGCTTTAAGAAAAATTACTAGTATAATGAACAAAATGGGAACAACAGTAATTTTTATTAACCAAATTAGAATGAAAATTGGAATGACAGGATATGGAAGTCCTGAAACTACAACTGGTGGAAATGCACTTAAATTCTACTCTTCTGTAAGATTAGATATTAGAAGAATTGCAACACTTAAACAAGCAGAAGAGAGTATAGGAAATAGAGCTAAAGTTAAAGTTGTAAAAAATAAAGTTGCACCTCCATTTAAAATAGCTGAATTTGATATTATGTTTGGAGAGGGTATTTCTAAAATGGGTGAGCTTATTGACTATGGTGTTAAACTTGATATTGTTGATAAAGCAGGAGCTTGGTTTAGTTATGGAGATTCAAAAATAGGTCAAGGAAAAGAGAATTCAAAACAGTTCTTAAAAGACAATCCTGAAATTGCAGCAGAAATTGAAGCAAAAATTCTACAAGCTATGGGATTAGATAGTAATATGCATGAAATTGAAACTACAGAAGAAGAAAAATAG
- a CDS encoding AMIN domain-containing protein: MKKISLFIALLILSSSLSARENPFETTQAYNEEVARLMEIKESYPDEFENQEKIYIEEIQEKMKANSINKDTKNVEKKAKIKASELTEDKIKKLITQAQEKTVNETKKFVQELKKQEKEEIIYVKPRTDVSFEKELLPFLKFEYTNVKLQINTKYNVFKKFTLPNQNKIILDFHAKENFYTKREDLNSTNFTRITVGNHKKDKFFRVVVELTDTPDNYEVTYTNGQVTIFRLEQM; encoded by the coding sequence ATGAAAAAAATATCTTTATTTATAGCATTATTAATTCTATCATCAAGCTTAAGTGCAAGGGAAAATCCTTTTGAAACAACACAAGCTTACAATGAAGAAGTAGCAAGACTTATGGAAATAAAAGAGAGTTATCCTGATGAGTTTGAAAATCAAGAAAAGATCTACATAGAAGAAATTCAAGAAAAGATGAAAGCTAATAGTATAAATAAAGATACTAAAAATGTAGAGAAAAAAGCAAAGATAAAAGCTTCTGAATTAACAGAAGATAAAATCAAAAAACTGATTACTCAAGCTCAAGAAAAGACTGTAAATGAAACTAAAAAGTTTGTACAGGAGCTAAAAAAGCAAGAAAAAGAAGAGATTATTTATGTAAAACCTAGAACAGATGTATCTTTTGAAAAAGAGTTACTACCGTTTTTAAAGTTTGAATATACTAATGTTAAACTTCAAATAAATACAAAATATAATGTATTTAAGAAATTCACATTACCAAATCAAAATAAAATAATCTTAGATTTTCATGCAAAAGAGAATTTTTATACAAAAAGAGAAGACTTAAACTCAACAAACTTTACAAGAATAACTGTAGGCAATCATAAAAAAGATAAATTTTTTAGAGTTGTTGTAGAGTTAACTGACACTCCTGATAATTATGAAGTTACTTACACAAATGGTCAAGTAACAATTTTTAGATTAGAGCAGATGTAA
- the pseB gene encoding UDP-N-acetylglucosamine 4,6-dehydratase (inverting) codes for MFNGKNILITGGTGSFGKKYTKTILEKYKPNKIIIYSRDELKQYEMEQEFNDKCMRYFIGDVRDSDRLKKAFKDVDYVIHAAALKHVPIAEYNPMECIKTNINGAQNVIDAAIENKVKKVIALSTDKAANPVNLYGATKLASDKLFVAANNLVGEQDTKFSVVRYGNVVCSRGSVIPYFQKLINSNAKELPITDERMTRFIITLQNGVNFVLKNFERMHGGEIFVPKIPSIKIVDLAKYLAPTLPHKIVGIRPGEKLHEIMCPADDSHLTYEFDDHYVITPTIKFTNVTNFSENKLGEVGTHVSQGFEYNSGNNDKWLNKEEFLNLIKNV; via the coding sequence ATGTTTAATGGAAAAAATATTTTAATAACAGGCGGAACTGGAAGTTTTGGTAAAAAATACACAAAAACTATTTTGGAAAAGTATAAACCTAATAAGATTATAATCTATTCTCGTGATGAACTTAAGCAGTATGAAATGGAACAAGAATTCAATGATAAATGTATGCGTTATTTTATTGGTGATGTTCGAGATTCAGATAGATTAAAAAAAGCATTTAAAGATGTTGATTATGTGATACACGCAGCAGCACTTAAGCATGTGCCAATTGCAGAATATAATCCAATGGAGTGTATTAAAACAAATATAAATGGTGCACAAAATGTAATTGATGCAGCAATTGAAAATAAAGTAAAAAAAGTTATTGCACTATCTACTGATAAAGCAGCTAATCCTGTGAATTTATATGGTGCAACAAAACTTGCAAGTGATAAACTTTTTGTAGCAGCAAATAATTTAGTTGGCGAGCAAGATACAAAATTTTCAGTTGTAAGATATGGAAATGTTGTTTGCAGTCGTGGTTCTGTTATTCCTTATTTTCAAAAACTTATTAATTCAAATGCAAAAGAGCTTCCAATTACAGATGAAAGAATGACAAGGTTTATAATTACACTACAAAATGGAGTGAACTTCGTACTTAAAAACTTTGAAAGAATGCATGGTGGAGAGATTTTTGTACCTAAAATTCCATCAATTAAGATAGTTGATTTAGCTAAATACTTAGCACCTACTTTACCTCATAAAATAGTAGGAATTAGACCAGGTGAAAAACTTCATGAAATAATGTGTCCAGCTGATGATTCCCATTTAACATATGAGTTTGATGACCATTATGTAATAACTCCAACAATAAAATTTACAAATGTTACAAACTTTAGTGAAAATAAATTAGGAGAAGTTGGAACGCATGTTAGCCAAGGTTTTGAATATAATTCAGGAAATAATGATAAATGGCTTAATAAAGAAGAGTTTTTAAATTTGATTAAAAATGTATAG
- a CDS encoding pseudaminic acid biosynthesis-associated methylase, whose protein sequence is MNYKTEQENFWASSEWGKEYIQRNGKELIKNNINFFSNIIRKCSNITSIIEFGANIGLNLHALDKLFNKIDINAIEINNQAVEELKKLDFVNNIYHESILEFETSKTWDLVLIKTVLIHINPKYLDMVYEKLYKASNRYILIAEYYNPTPVEVNYRGHEGKLFKRDFAGELLDKYENLHLVDYGFTYHRDNNFQQDDISWFLLEKR, encoded by the coding sequence ATGAATTATAAAACTGAACAAGAAAACTTTTGGGCTTCTTCTGAGTGGGGGAAAGAGTATATTCAAAGAAATGGAAAAGAATTAATAAAAAACAATATTAATTTTTTTAGTAATATTATAAGAAAATGCTCAAATATTACCTCTATTATAGAGTTTGGTGCAAATATAGGCTTAAATTTACATGCCCTTGATAAACTTTTTAATAAAATTGATATTAATGCAATAGAGATTAATAATCAAGCAGTAGAAGAATTAAAAAAACTAGATTTTGTAAATAATATCTATCATGAATCCATCTTAGAGTTTGAAACTTCTAAAACATGGGATCTTGTTTTGATTAAAACAGTTCTTATTCATATTAATCCAAAGTATTTAGATATGGTATATGAGAAACTTTATAAAGCTTCAAATAGATATATTTTAATAGCAGAGTATTATAATCCTACTCCTGTTGAGGTTAATTATAGAGGGCATGAGGGAAAATTATTTAAAAGAGATTTTGCAGGAGAATTACTTGATAAGTATGAAAATTTGCACTTAGTTGATTATGGTTTTACATATCATAGAGACAATAATTTTCAACAAGATGATATCTCATGGTTTCTGTTGGAAAAAAGATAA